Proteins encoded in a region of the Suncus etruscus isolate mSunEtr1 chromosome 1, mSunEtr1.pri.cur, whole genome shotgun sequence genome:
- the ARRB2 gene encoding beta-arrestin-2 isoform X2 codes for MGEKPGTRVFKKSSPNCKLTVYLGKRDFVDHLDRVDPVDGVVLVDPDYLKDRKVFVTLTCAFRYGREDLDVLGLSFRKDLFIATYQAFPPMPNPPRPPTRLQDRLLRKLGQHAHPFFFTIPQNLPCSVTLQPGPEDTGKACGVDFEIRAFCAISVEEKSHKRNSVRLVIRKVQFAPEKPGPQPSAETTRHFLMSDRSLHLEASLDKELYYHGEPLSVNVHVTNNSTKTVKKIKVSVRQYADICLFSTAQYKCPVAQIEQDDQVSPSSTFCKVYTITPLLSDNREKRGLALDGKLKHEDTNLASSTIVKEGANKEVLGILVSYRVKVKLVVSRGGDVSVELPFVLMHPKPHDHITLPRPQSAVPETDAPVDTNLIEFDTNYATDDDIVFEDFARLRLKGMKDEDYDDQFC; via the exons ATGGGGGAGAAGCCCGGGACCAG GGTCTTCAAGAAGTCAAGCCCAAACTGCAAG CTCACCGTGTACTTGGGCAAGCGGGACTTTGTAGATCACCTGGACAGAGTAGATCCTGTAG ATGGTGTGGTGCTTGTGGACCCTGACTACTTGAAGGATCGCAAAG TGTTTGTGACCCTCACCTGCGCCTTCCGCTATGGCCGTGAAGACCTGGATGTGCTGGGCTTGTCCTTCCGCAAAGACCTGTTCATCGCCACATACCAGGCCTTCCCCCCAATGCCCAACCCACCCCGGCCTCCCACCCGTCTACAGGACCGGCTGCTGAGGAAGCTGGGCCAACATGCCCACCCCTTTTTTTTCACA ATACCCCAGAATCTGCCCTGCTCTGTCACCCTGCAGCCAGGCCCAGAGGACACGGGAAAG GCCTGTGGGGTAGACTTTGAGATCCGAGCCTTCTGTGCCATATCAGTAGAAGAGAAAAGCCACAAAAG GAATTCTGTGCGCCTGGTGATCCGAAAAGTTCAGTTTGCCCCAGAGAAACCTGGCCCCCAGCCTTCAGCTGAAACCACTCGCCATTTCCTCATGTCTGACCGATCCCTGCACCTTGAAGCTTCTCTGGACAAAGAG CTGTACTACCATGGAGAGCCCCTTAGTGTCAATGTCCACGTCACCAACAACTCGACCAAGACTGTCAAGAAGATCAAAGTCTCTG TGAGACAGTATGCTGACATCTGCCTCTTCAGTACTGCCCAATACAAGTGTCCCGTGGCTCAGATCGAACAAGA CGACCAGGTGTCTCCGAGCTCAACGTTTTGTAAAGTGTACACCATAACCCCGCTGCTCAGCGACAACAGAGAGAAACGAGGGCTTGCCCTGGACGGGAAGCTCAAACATGAGGACACCAACCTGGCTTCCAGCACCAT TGTGAAGGAGGGTGCCAACAAGGAGGTGCtgggaatcctggtgtcctaccGGGTCAAGGTGAAGTTGGTGGTATCTCGTGGTGG GGATGTCTCTGTGGAGCTGCCTTTTGTTCTGATGCATCCCAAGCCCCATGACCATATCACCCTCCCCAGACCCCAATCAG CTGTTCCTGAAACAGATGCCCCTGTGGATACCAACCTCATTGAATTTGATACCAA CTATGCCACGGATGATGACATCGTGTTTGAGGATTTTGCCCGGCTTCGGCTGAAGGGGATGAAGGATGAGGATTACGATGACCAATTCTGCTAG
- the ARRB2 gene encoding beta-arrestin-2 isoform X1: MGEKPGTRVFKKSSPNCKLTVYLGKRDFVDHLDRVDPVDGVVLVDPDYLKDRKVFVTLTCAFRYGREDLDVLGLSFRKDLFIATYQAFPPMPNPPRPPTRLQDRLLRKLGQHAHPFFFTIPQNLPCSVTLQPGPEDTGKACGVDFEIRAFCAISVEEKSHKRNSVRLVIRKVQFAPEKPGPQPSAETTRHFLMSDRSLHLEASLDKELYYHGEPLSVNVHVTNNSTKTVKKIKVSVRQYADICLFSTAQYKCPVAQIEQDDQVSPSSTFCKVYTITPLLSDNREKRGLALDGKLKHEDTNLASSTIVKEGANKEVLGILVSYRVKVKLVVSRGGDVSVELPFVLMHPKPHDHITLPRPQSASTHPPPLLPSAVPETDAPVDTNLIEFDTNYATDDDIVFEDFARLRLKGMKDEDYDDQFC; encoded by the exons ATGGGGGAGAAGCCCGGGACCAG GGTCTTCAAGAAGTCAAGCCCAAACTGCAAG CTCACCGTGTACTTGGGCAAGCGGGACTTTGTAGATCACCTGGACAGAGTAGATCCTGTAG ATGGTGTGGTGCTTGTGGACCCTGACTACTTGAAGGATCGCAAAG TGTTTGTGACCCTCACCTGCGCCTTCCGCTATGGCCGTGAAGACCTGGATGTGCTGGGCTTGTCCTTCCGCAAAGACCTGTTCATCGCCACATACCAGGCCTTCCCCCCAATGCCCAACCCACCCCGGCCTCCCACCCGTCTACAGGACCGGCTGCTGAGGAAGCTGGGCCAACATGCCCACCCCTTTTTTTTCACA ATACCCCAGAATCTGCCCTGCTCTGTCACCCTGCAGCCAGGCCCAGAGGACACGGGAAAG GCCTGTGGGGTAGACTTTGAGATCCGAGCCTTCTGTGCCATATCAGTAGAAGAGAAAAGCCACAAAAG GAATTCTGTGCGCCTGGTGATCCGAAAAGTTCAGTTTGCCCCAGAGAAACCTGGCCCCCAGCCTTCAGCTGAAACCACTCGCCATTTCCTCATGTCTGACCGATCCCTGCACCTTGAAGCTTCTCTGGACAAAGAG CTGTACTACCATGGAGAGCCCCTTAGTGTCAATGTCCACGTCACCAACAACTCGACCAAGACTGTCAAGAAGATCAAAGTCTCTG TGAGACAGTATGCTGACATCTGCCTCTTCAGTACTGCCCAATACAAGTGTCCCGTGGCTCAGATCGAACAAGA CGACCAGGTGTCTCCGAGCTCAACGTTTTGTAAAGTGTACACCATAACCCCGCTGCTCAGCGACAACAGAGAGAAACGAGGGCTTGCCCTGGACGGGAAGCTCAAACATGAGGACACCAACCTGGCTTCCAGCACCAT TGTGAAGGAGGGTGCCAACAAGGAGGTGCtgggaatcctggtgtcctaccGGGTCAAGGTGAAGTTGGTGGTATCTCGTGGTGG GGATGTCTCTGTGGAGCTGCCTTTTGTTCTGATGCATCCCAAGCCCCATGACCATATCACCCTCCCCAGACCCCAATCAG catccacccatccaccccctCTGCTCCCCTCAGCTGTTCCTGAAACAGATGCCCCTGTGGATACCAACCTCATTGAATTTGATACCAA CTATGCCACGGATGATGACATCGTGTTTGAGGATTTTGCCCGGCTTCGGCTGAAGGGGATGAAGGATGAGGATTACGATGACCAATTCTGCTAG